AAACTTGTCTGCAACGGCTGCGGCGCCGAGGTGGCGACCATTAATCCGGTCAGCACGCGTGGCCTGCGTGGCATTGACGCGATCTGGGTCGGCCAGTGCGAGTGCGGCCAGACGACCTTTGCCGCCTCGGGTGAGCCGAAAGCCGTCGAAGCCTTCTTCTATGCGCTGAGCGAAAATACCGAGCTGACGCTGGGTCGCCAGAGCAAGGATGGTGGCGAGCACGAGACCGCCTGATTCGGTACTACCGTTTGCCTGATCGTCATGACTGCGGTGGCGCAAGTTCTTGATTTATTCGGGCTGATTCCTTTTCGATGGGTGCCCATTACGAAGAAACGACTAATAAATCAAGCGCCTAGAAGTTATTTCTGATTGCGCAAGAGCACAATCAGCGCGCCTTCGCCGCCATCCGGCGGCTTGGCCTGGCAATAGGCCAATACCTCCTGGCGCTGCGCCAGCCAGCCGCGTACCAGTTGGCGCAGGATTGAGGTCTTTTGCGGCGAACCCAGCCCCTTGCCATGCACGACGCGGACGCAGCGCTTGCCTTGATGCAGGCAGGTGGCGAGGAAGGTGGCAAGTTGCTGCCGCGCTTCGTCGCGGTTCAGTCCGTGCAGATCTGTTTCATCCTGGGTGACCCAGCGTCCCCGCCGCAAATCGCGCAGGACCATCTGGGCCAGTCCATGGCGCAGGTAGTGCGGCTCGTCACCACCTTCCAGCCTGTCCTGCAGGCCGATCGGCCCGTGCAGGCTTTCATGCAGGGCGGCCTGCTCGTCAGCGAGATGCTGCAACGGTCGGGGTGGGGGCGGTCGGGTGCCGTGCATGACCAGGTTGGGTGGCGGGAGTGGCTGGACGCCGGTCATGGCGGCACGGAATTCCGCCTGCTCCGGGGCTAGCGGTACGCTTGGTAGCGTTGAATCGCTCTCCGGTGTGGCGCTCCAGTGCGCTGGCAGTGCCTGTGCCTGAGCTTTTCGCGGTGCCGGGGGTGGCTTTTCGCCGTCCGCCGGGCGCGGTGCAATGAACTTTTTCGGTTGGTTCAGCTGAACACGATTGACCGGCGGCAGCGGCTTGATGTCAGCCACTGCCGCCTGGAAGGCAGCGAGGTCTTCCGGGTCGATCAAATTCAGGCGAGTGCGTCGAGGTAACGCTCGGCATCGAGAGCCGCCATGCAGCCGGTACCGGCCGAGGTGCAGGCCTGCTTGTAGATCTGGTCCTGCACATCGCCGGCAGCGAAAATGCCGGTGATGCTGGTCTGCGTGGCGTTGCCGTTACGGCCGGCTTCGGTCACCAGATAACCGTTGTCCATCGCCAGTTGGCCGGCAAAGATGTCGGTATTCGGCTTGTGGCCGATGGCGATGAAGACACCGTGCAC
The DNA window shown above is from Dechloromonas sp. HYN0024 and carries:
- a CDS encoding Smr/MutS family protein, with amino-acid sequence MIDPEDLAAFQAAVADIKPLPPVNRVQLNQPKKFIAPRPADGEKPPPAPRKAQAQALPAHWSATPESDSTLPSVPLAPEQAEFRAAMTGVQPLPPPNLVMHGTRPPPPRPLQHLADEQAALHESLHGPIGLQDRLEGGDEPHYLRHGLAQMVLRDLRRGRWVTQDETDLHGLNRDEARQQLATFLATCLHQGKRCVRVVHGKGLGSPQKTSILRQLVRGWLAQRQEVLAYCQAKPPDGGEGALIVLLRNQK